A genomic window from Desulfoplanes formicivorans includes:
- a CDS encoding transposase, protein MFDYIPWGTKSHHNKLKSSIYHTFRKEILPYLNINILSKHFSNDNGRGTKDLQSVMGLFIIQALKNMTDEEAIEAFCFNDAFRYALDIPRDEYISERAYYYYRAKLLGEEEKVFDSVLKRIADRINLNTAIQREDSTLVRTWLKSMSKLDCFSTTINKFLKELKETHPIIFSRINEDIRTKYFSANDDQRWFGSKKPAEYQKCLVDAAKDVLSLLDQFDAHPKVSKLESYALLKRLADEQITEDSKGITVKVKPETKGTAMTNPHDPDAHYNGHRKKVGYKADFTETCGPDKDTPNPKIITNVEVTKANVADSKIIEDVVDKLEEKGLKPEKLLADNGYDSDAIQQNLRQKDVELVCPPSGDFPDGFSILDFKISESGKEII, encoded by the coding sequence ATGTTCGACTACATTCCATGGGGAACAAAAAGCCATCATAACAAGCTCAAGTCGAGCATTTATCATACATTTAGAAAAGAAATTCTTCCATATCTCAACATAAACATTCTATCAAAGCATTTTTCAAATGATAACGGCAGAGGAACTAAAGATCTTCAGTCTGTAATGGGCTTGTTTATCATTCAAGCCTTGAAGAATATGACTGATGAAGAAGCGATTGAAGCTTTCTGTTTCAATGACGCCTTCAGATATGCTCTTGATATCCCAAGGGATGAATACATCTCAGAACGGGCTTACTACTATTATCGTGCAAAACTTCTTGGGGAAGAGGAAAAAGTTTTCGATTCAGTCCTCAAAAGAATTGCTGACCGCATAAATCTGAACACTGCCATACAGCGAGAAGACTCGACCCTGGTTCGAACCTGGTTAAAGAGCATGTCCAAACTGGATTGCTTTTCAACCACGATCAACAAATTCCTCAAGGAACTCAAAGAGACACACCCGATTATTTTTTCAAGAATCAATGAGGATATCAGGACAAAATATTTTTCCGCAAACGATGACCAGCGTTGGTTTGGATCCAAAAAGCCCGCTGAATACCAGAAGTGTCTTGTGGACGCAGCTAAAGATGTTCTCTCGCTTTTGGACCAGTTCGATGCGCATCCAAAAGTCAGCAAGCTTGAATCCTATGCGCTACTCAAGAGACTGGCTGACGAGCAGATCACCGAAGATTCCAAAGGAATCACCGTCAAGGTAAAACCGGAAACCAAGGGCACGGCCATGACGAATCCGCATGATCCAGATGCTCATTACAACGGGCATCGTAAGAAAGTCGGCTACAAAGCTGATTTCACTGAGACCTGTGGCCCTGACAAGGATACGCCCAACCCCAAGATCATAACCAATGTCGAAGTAACCAAAGCAAACGTAGCAGATTCCAAGATCATAGAAGACGTCGTCGATAAGCTTGAGGAAAAGGGACTCAAACCCGAGAAATTATTAGCTGACAACGGATATGATAGTGACGCCATTCAACAAAATCTCAGACAGAAAGACGTTGAGCTGGTTTGTCCTCCGTCCGGAGATTTTCCAGACGGATTCTCGATCCTTGATTTTAAAATCAGTGAGTCCGGTAAGGAGATCATTA